A region from the Candidatus Electrothrix scaldis genome encodes:
- a CDS encoding HET-C-related protein: MNIDKHRAISYCAFKRCYDLLSEDLKNNSEYQKIFYPLWMGNWLTDINQTNAFFSFIPERTQDLESDNDPNSPGPVQFNRLRRCIGRKELERMERTREDKKRDYYQNRKDGSYVLPSIFHTRPDFSKRWENLIAALWDDEWSSTKDAWKFSKDMGEMEDFLSLEEPSAPGVTTGTAEEIGVYFPLDHFDVTDQYIIQGNEQVLDNREASEFAGYKNRDFMTSTVQEALKYTKQDWLKKAFDATQDADPSSTQQNRLTNYQALKLLGHGLHTLQDFYAHSNYSDLLLICLAEEKLLDTYWNKRIHYLAHKTDVGTFNAFVLHKEPSAGQRTGKATPVVTGRFDPIDTVHTLLHLAIDNIHSHDEETHTQENKKDGKKEKEDRLLHILFNTFSDLDIIQKVRGPIELYLDFSRQIDQIQAGISHFFMNYLVDPLVKDILQGQDQFVDAYLLLKDVTLHNEETLREYRKAGELLFHQHTIENYLRKEITEAEESGSMILPHHALLAKDQDKTNDAVKLSYKLSCALAAEASTEVLVKYFQGASFSELEPLLKRRYVHPQFHIEQGDAVKSLRKAISSLNVKWFWYALQNPKNNQSILGFDMSN, from the coding sequence ATGAATATTGATAAACACAGAGCCATTTCATACTGTGCTTTCAAACGTTGCTATGACCTCCTCTCCGAGGACTTAAAAAACAACTCGGAATACCAAAAAATATTTTATCCGCTCTGGATGGGCAATTGGCTGACAGACATCAATCAGACCAACGCGTTTTTTTCTTTTATCCCGGAAAGGACGCAGGACTTAGAGAGCGATAACGATCCCAATTCCCCTGGACCTGTTCAGTTCAACCGGCTGAGAAGATGTATAGGCCGAAAAGAGCTGGAACGAATGGAGCGTACCAGAGAAGATAAAAAACGCGACTATTATCAAAACAGAAAAGACGGTAGTTATGTTCTCCCGTCCATTTTTCATACTCGGCCCGATTTCAGCAAAAGATGGGAAAATCTCATAGCTGCTCTATGGGATGACGAATGGTCCTCCACAAAAGATGCCTGGAAATTCAGCAAGGACATGGGAGAAATGGAGGATTTCCTCTCCTTGGAGGAGCCGAGCGCCCCCGGCGTAACCACCGGTACAGCGGAAGAAATCGGCGTCTATTTTCCCTTAGACCATTTTGATGTAACGGACCAGTATATTATACAAGGAAATGAACAGGTACTAGATAACCGGGAAGCGTCGGAATTCGCAGGGTATAAAAATCGGGATTTCATGACCTCCACAGTCCAGGAAGCCCTGAAGTACACCAAGCAAGATTGGCTAAAAAAGGCTTTTGATGCAACCCAGGATGCAGACCCAAGCAGCACCCAGCAAAATCGCCTTACCAACTATCAGGCATTAAAACTGTTAGGACATGGTCTGCACACCCTTCAGGATTTTTATGCCCACAGTAATTACTCTGACCTGCTTCTCATCTGCCTGGCAGAAGAGAAACTTCTGGATACTTACTGGAACAAGAGGATTCATTATCTGGCCCATAAAACAGACGTTGGTACCTTTAACGCCTTTGTGCTCCATAAGGAACCGTCAGCGGGTCAACGCACGGGCAAAGCGACCCCAGTGGTGACAGGACGTTTTGATCCCATTGACACCGTCCACACTCTGCTTCATCTGGCTATTGATAACATCCACAGTCACGATGAGGAAACACATACTCAGGAAAATAAAAAGGACGGAAAAAAGGAAAAAGAAGACAGGCTGCTCCACATTCTCTTTAACACCTTTTCAGATCTTGATATCATCCAGAAAGTCAGAGGCCCCATAGAGCTCTACCTTGATTTCTCCCGACAGATAGACCAAATACAGGCGGGAATTTCCCACTTTTTCATGAATTATCTGGTTGACCCGCTTGTCAAAGATATCCTCCAGGGACAGGATCAGTTCGTTGATGCCTATCTCCTCCTCAAGGATGTAACACTGCATAATGAGGAAACGCTTCGGGAGTATCGCAAGGCAGGCGAACTCCTCTTTCATCAACACACCATTGAAAACTATCTGCGCAAAGAAATCACAGAGGCAGAAGAAAGCGGCAGTATGATCCTCCCCCATCACGCCCTATTAGCCAAAGATCAGGACAAAACCAACGATGCAGTCAAATTATCCTATAAACTCTCCTGCGCCTTGGCAGCAGAGGCCTCAACAGAGGTCCTGGTGAAATATTTTCAGGGAGCAAGCTTCAGCGAATTGGAACCGCTACTCAAACGCCGCTATGTCCACCCGCAATTTCACATTGAGCAAGGTGATGCGGTAAAAAGCCTGCGAAAAGCCATCAGTTCCTTAAATGTAAAATGGTTCTGGTATGCTTTGCAGAACCCGAAGAATAACCAGAGCATTTTAGGCTTTGACATGAGTAATTGA
- a CDS encoding Eco57I restriction-modification methylase domain-containing protein codes for MSSLVQTTLFELTHSGVPPVTQEAQKALEELAQTNNREVRGAVYTRAEVANFILDLIGFTEDQPLFKKRILEPSFGNGDFLLPLLDRLLASWKDHSTSHDYKELQHSLIAIELHRQSFITTKETVITKLTSHGISHNRAAKLANTWLLQGDFLLTPLDQQVNFVIGNPPYVRQELIPSPLLREYRSRFQTMYDRADLYVPFFEKALSLLEDSGVLGFICADRWMKNKYGGPLRKKISGNYHLKIYIDMVGTNAFLSDVSTYPAITIINKQRNGPTRILRKPKIEKNSLSTLAAELLAPALPKDSVIQELHNVLHNDAPWLLDPTDKMLSLLRRLELSFPTIEETGCKIGIGVATGADKIFIGKYDTLDVEKNRKLPLARTKDIKTGQVIWQGDGIINPFDSTGTLVNLNTYPKLKKYLYQHKTTIANRHCAKKSPANWYRTIDRINPSLTYRPKLLIPDIKGGAHIVFEPGKLYPHHNLYYIISDKWELQALQAVLLSDITKLFITTYSTKMRGGYFRFQAQYLRRIRIPQWNTVSPSIREELIIASSSRDLTACNRAAFKLYGLSEEDKITLNESRE; via the coding sequence ATGTCCAGCTTAGTCCAAACAACGTTATTTGAACTTACCCACTCTGGAGTTCCGCCAGTCACTCAAGAAGCCCAAAAAGCCCTTGAAGAACTGGCTCAAACCAATAACCGCGAAGTTCGCGGAGCCGTATATACTCGGGCTGAAGTTGCCAATTTCATACTTGACCTGATCGGTTTCACCGAAGATCAACCTCTTTTTAAAAAACGAATTCTGGAACCTTCTTTCGGAAACGGAGATTTTCTTCTCCCATTACTTGACCGTCTCCTTGCCTCATGGAAGGACCATTCAACATCACACGACTATAAAGAGTTGCAACATTCTCTCATTGCTATAGAGCTGCATCGGCAAAGCTTCATAACAACAAAAGAAACTGTAATAACGAAACTAACGAGCCACGGGATATCTCATAACCGAGCCGCCAAACTTGCTAACACCTGGCTATTGCAAGGAGATTTCCTCCTCACCCCTCTGGACCAGCAAGTTAATTTCGTTATAGGGAATCCTCCTTATGTGAGACAGGAGCTCATTCCCTCCCCTCTTCTCAGGGAATACAGAAGCCGCTTTCAAACGATGTATGATCGTGCAGACCTCTATGTTCCTTTTTTCGAAAAGGCATTGTCTTTGTTAGAGGATTCCGGTGTACTGGGATTTATCTGTGCAGATCGCTGGATGAAGAACAAATACGGTGGCCCATTACGAAAAAAAATATCCGGCAACTATCATTTGAAAATATATATAGACATGGTTGGAACAAATGCCTTTTTATCCGATGTCAGCACCTATCCGGCTATAACGATAATTAACAAACAACGAAATGGCCCAACAAGAATCCTCCGAAAACCCAAAATAGAAAAAAATTCTTTATCTACTTTGGCTGCCGAACTCCTTGCTCCAGCCCTACCCAAGGATTCAGTGATCCAGGAACTACACAATGTTCTTCATAACGATGCTCCGTGGTTACTTGACCCAACAGATAAAATGCTCTCGTTATTACGCCGCCTGGAGCTCAGTTTCCCGACAATTGAAGAAACAGGCTGTAAGATAGGCATCGGTGTAGCAACAGGTGCGGACAAAATTTTTATAGGAAAGTATGACACACTTGATGTAGAAAAAAATCGTAAGCTCCCTCTGGCAAGAACAAAGGATATTAAAACCGGCCAGGTCATCTGGCAAGGTGATGGCATCATAAACCCGTTTGACAGCACCGGCACACTGGTCAATCTCAATACCTATCCAAAATTAAAAAAATATCTATACCAGCATAAAACAACTATAGCCAACCGACATTGTGCCAAAAAATCTCCGGCAAACTGGTATAGAACTATTGATCGTATCAACCCTTCTCTCACATATCGCCCTAAACTTTTAATTCCTGACATTAAAGGTGGCGCTCATATTGTTTTTGAACCAGGAAAGCTCTATCCTCATCATAATTTATATTATATTATTTCTGACAAATGGGAGCTACAAGCTCTTCAAGCCGTATTGCTCTCCGATATTACAAAATTATTCATTACAACATACTCAACAAAGATGCGTGGTGGCTACTTCCGTTTTCAAGCCCAATATTTACGACGGATAAGGATTCCCCAGTGGAATACTGTTTCCCCATCAATCCGCGAAGAGCTTATTATAGCCAGTTCCTCAAGGGATCTTACGGCTTGCAACCGAGCAGCCTTTAAGCTGTATGGTTTAAGCGAGGAAGACAAAATTACTCTTAACGAAAGCAGAGAATAG
- a CDS encoding IS1380 family transposase, which yields MKSKQNKRSARVSPKKIQINKGAKGVTAQAGLIPAVKFLQKHNVGQLIQETLEHQRGATATYDAVDIIFLPLIAIIGGARSISNIATVWADSVLCRIAGWRLIPDETTFGRLFRTFSYRHINNLEVLNHRLRARMWRKGLRSGKSKVGAAHCLVVDVDSTEKTVYGSQQGAAKGFNPHKRGAKSYHPLLAFCAESKEILQGWLRCGNAYTSNGIVEFTKQLLAHLPNGTRILFRGDSGFFVGALLDLLDQYGHSYLIKVKLKGLVTLLSKQSWEPVPGQAGWEQCIFFHKCTTWSSTRLFVAVRREKPADPAKPATLFEMKEFDYFCYVVSEIADPWQVHKRYGQRATCETWIEEAKNQTALVHIKTEDFWANSVLFQTAILAYNTIRWMALLSGNAVLRRWEPGTIRTFLVRVAGKYTTGGRQQKLFVPERMLYSTQWDDWVAVGLY from the coding sequence ATGAAGTCTAAACAGAATAAACGATCTGCCCGAGTCTCGCCCAAAAAAATACAAATTAATAAAGGAGCAAAAGGGGTTACAGCACAGGCAGGCTTGATTCCTGCCGTAAAGTTCCTGCAAAAACATAATGTTGGCCAGCTTATCCAGGAAACTTTAGAACATCAACGCGGAGCCACCGCCACTTATGATGCAGTTGATATAATATTTCTCCCTTTGATAGCTATTATCGGCGGAGCTCGTTCTATCAGCAATATTGCAACAGTCTGGGCAGATAGCGTACTTTGCCGGATAGCAGGATGGCGGTTAATCCCGGACGAAACAACCTTTGGCCGCCTTTTTCGAACATTCAGCTATCGTCATATCAATAACCTGGAAGTTCTTAATCATCGGTTGCGTGCTCGCATGTGGCGTAAGGGATTGCGATCCGGGAAAAGTAAAGTCGGTGCAGCCCACTGTCTGGTTGTTGATGTGGATTCCACAGAAAAGACGGTATACGGTTCTCAGCAAGGAGCGGCCAAAGGGTTTAATCCACATAAACGCGGTGCAAAATCGTATCATCCTCTGCTTGCATTTTGCGCTGAAAGCAAAGAGATATTGCAAGGGTGGCTTCGATGCGGCAATGCCTATACAAGTAATGGTATTGTCGAGTTTACCAAGCAACTTCTGGCACACCTTCCCAATGGAACCCGGATTTTGTTCAGGGGCGACAGCGGTTTTTTTGTTGGTGCCCTGCTTGATCTTTTGGATCAGTATGGTCATAGTTACCTGATCAAGGTTAAGCTCAAGGGGCTGGTCACCCTTCTGTCCAAACAATCCTGGGAGCCGGTCCCCGGGCAGGCCGGTTGGGAACAATGTATCTTTTTTCATAAATGTACGACCTGGTCTTCGACCCGACTCTTTGTTGCGGTCCGCAGAGAGAAACCGGCTGACCCGGCAAAACCAGCGACCCTGTTTGAGATGAAGGAGTTCGATTACTTCTGTTATGTGGTCAGTGAGATTGCTGATCCATGGCAGGTCCACAAACGATACGGCCAACGAGCAACTTGTGAAACCTGGATTGAGGAAGCAAAAAACCAGACTGCGTTGGTACATATCAAGACAGAAGATTTCTGGGCAAATAGTGTGTTGTTTCAAACTGCTATTCTGGCATACAACACGATACGATGGATGGCTTTATTGAGCGGTAATGCTGTATTACGTCGCTGGGAGCCAGGTACAATTCGTACATTTCTCGTTCGGGTGGCTGGGAAGTATACTACTGGTGGACGGCAGCAAAAGCTATTTGTTCCCGAACGAATGCTGTATTCCACTCAGTGGGATGACTGGGTGGCGGTGGGGCTGTACTGA
- a CDS encoding PaeR7I family type II restriction endonuclease — protein MPLTLSDYKTKTERAVQIFWASRSAARTQQKKSGKLDQGERAGVTAGKNMDGFIDLFINIIQENGLNNIKIHQRRSALTLPGFFRPTKLWDLLVTHRGELIAAIELKSQAGPSFGNNFNNRAEEAIGTAHDFWTAYREGAFGNQSRPFVGWLMLVEDAQKSRSPIRDTSPHFPLFQEFSNTSYIQRYDLLCQKLMKEQLYTKAALIISPRAGSGSFSELSPLTGIKAFVSSLAGHVAAEAARME, from the coding sequence ATGCCCCTTACCCTTTCAGATTACAAGACAAAAACAGAAAGAGCAGTGCAAATTTTCTGGGCAAGTCGCTCTGCTGCTCGAACACAGCAAAAAAAATCCGGCAAATTGGATCAAGGAGAACGGGCAGGTGTAACAGCAGGAAAAAATATGGACGGTTTTATCGACCTGTTCATCAACATTATCCAGGAAAACGGCCTGAATAATATTAAAATCCACCAACGGCGCTCTGCTCTGACACTACCGGGTTTCTTCCGTCCAACAAAGCTTTGGGATTTATTAGTGACGCACCGAGGCGAATTAATAGCAGCCATTGAATTAAAGAGCCAAGCTGGCCCATCTTTTGGCAACAACTTCAATAATAGAGCTGAAGAGGCTATAGGCACTGCGCACGACTTCTGGACAGCATATAGAGAAGGAGCTTTTGGCAACCAATCTCGCCCTTTTGTCGGCTGGTTGATGCTGGTTGAAGATGCCCAAAAATCGCGTTCTCCGATTCGCGATACCTCACCACATTTTCCTCTCTTCCAGGAATTTTCAAACACTTCGTACATCCAACGATACGACTTATTATGCCAAAAGCTGATGAAAGAGCAGCTGTATACAAAAGCCGCTCTTATTATTAGCCCTCGTGCCGGTTCCGGCTCGTTTTCCGAACTCTCACCACTAACAGGCATCAAAGCCTTTGTCAGTTCGTTAGCAGGTCATGTTGCAGCTGAAGCAGCACGAATGGAGTAA